One region of Hymenobacter sediminicola genomic DNA includes:
- a CDS encoding alpha-ketoacid dehydrogenase subunit alpha/beta codes for MPTQAAPILEPDFITAQPDRATLRRAYRLMRTADEMARLYEENKAVTAKYVHATARGHEAIQLAAAFQLQPTDYAAPYYRDDAMLLGMGLEPYELMLQLMAKRDDPFSGGRTYYSHPSLRRAGFPVIPHQSSATGMQAIPATGMAHGIKYLEGQGLLGAEAINSVDGQWYPLVLCSIGDGAMTEGEVAEALQMAVLHQLPIIYLVQDNDWGISAMGREMRAMDAYEFAAGFKGLHRLQFDGADFLASYAGMQQAADYVRRTRGPVLVHAKCPLLGHHTSGVRREWYRGDDLATHTLNDPLPRFHQQLLELGFAEEELGELGAEARATVLADYQRALAAPAPEPATFADHEFAPPVVTEETGERTPVGAEKALMVDAALHSVDDILREFPEALFYGQDVGGELGGVFREAALLAKKYGDARVFNTPIQEAYIVGSTAGMSAVGAKAIVEIQFADYIWPALNQLVEELSKSCYLSNGKFPVQSLIRVPIGAYGGGGPYHSGSIESTLLTIRGIKVVYPSNAADMKGLMRAAFLDPNPVVMLEHKGLYWSKVPGTEEAKTVEPASGYVIPLGKAAIAQEADAAKLRNGETCVVITYGMGVYWAKTASRQFPGQVEILDLRTLNPLDYEAVEAAVRRHGKALVLTEEPLMNSFAESLAGRIQRTCFRQLDAPVFTLGAANLPAIALNVELERQMLPNPDKVAAALNELLGY; via the coding sequence ATGCCCACGCAAGCTGCCCCAATCCTGGAACCTGACTTTATCACCGCTCAGCCCGACCGTGCCACGCTGCGCCGGGCCTACCGCCTGATGCGCACGGCCGACGAAATGGCCCGCCTCTACGAAGAAAACAAAGCCGTAACGGCCAAATACGTGCACGCTACCGCCCGCGGCCACGAGGCTATTCAGCTGGCCGCTGCCTTTCAACTGCAGCCCACCGACTACGCCGCGCCCTACTACCGCGACGATGCCATGCTGCTGGGCATGGGCCTGGAGCCTTACGAGCTAATGCTGCAGCTCATGGCTAAGCGCGACGACCCATTCTCTGGTGGCCGCACCTATTATAGCCACCCGTCGCTGCGCCGGGCCGGGTTTCCGGTTATCCCGCACCAGAGTTCAGCCACCGGAATGCAAGCCATTCCGGCCACCGGTATGGCGCACGGCATCAAGTATCTGGAAGGGCAGGGGCTGCTTGGGGCTGAGGCTATCAACTCAGTTGATGGCCAATGGTATCCGCTGGTGCTGTGCTCCATCGGGGATGGGGCCATGACAGAAGGCGAAGTAGCGGAGGCGCTGCAAATGGCTGTGCTGCATCAGCTGCCCATTATTTATCTGGTGCAGGACAACGACTGGGGTATTTCAGCGATGGGCCGCGAAATGCGCGCTATGGATGCCTACGAGTTTGCGGCTGGTTTTAAAGGCCTGCACCGTCTGCAGTTTGATGGGGCCGATTTTCTGGCTAGCTACGCCGGCATGCAGCAGGCCGCCGACTATGTGCGCCGCACCCGCGGCCCGGTGCTGGTGCATGCCAAGTGCCCGCTGCTGGGCCACCACACCAGTGGCGTGCGCCGCGAGTGGTACCGCGGCGACGACCTGGCCACGCACACGCTCAACGACCCGCTGCCCCGCTTCCATCAGCAGCTGCTGGAGCTGGGTTTCGCGGAAGAAGAGCTAGGCGAGCTGGGAGCTGAGGCACGCGCCACCGTGCTGGCTGATTATCAGCGTGCCCTGGCCGCGCCCGCACCTGAGCCCGCCACCTTCGCCGACCATGAGTTTGCCCCGCCCGTTGTGACCGAGGAAACTGGTGAGCGTACGCCCGTCGGCGCCGAAAAGGCCCTGATGGTAGACGCGGCCCTGCACAGCGTGGACGATATTCTGCGCGAGTTTCCGGAGGCGCTGTTCTACGGCCAGGATGTAGGTGGCGAGTTGGGCGGCGTGTTCCGGGAGGCGGCGCTGCTAGCCAAAAAGTACGGCGACGCCCGCGTGTTCAATACGCCTATCCAGGAAGCCTACATTGTGGGCAGTACGGCCGGCATGAGCGCCGTGGGGGCCAAAGCAATTGTCGAAATTCAGTTTGCTGACTACATCTGGCCTGCTCTCAACCAGTTGGTAGAGGAACTAAGCAAGAGCTGCTACCTCTCCAATGGCAAGTTTCCGGTGCAGAGCCTGATCCGGGTACCCATCGGGGCTTACGGTGGCGGCGGGCCCTACCACTCAGGCTCCATCGAAAGCACGCTGCTTACCATCCGGGGCATCAAAGTGGTGTATCCCAGCAACGCTGCCGACATGAAGGGCCTGATGCGCGCCGCCTTCCTGGACCCCAACCCAGTGGTGATGCTGGAGCATAAGGGGCTGTACTGGAGCAAAGTGCCTGGCACGGAAGAAGCCAAAACCGTAGAGCCCGCCTCCGGCTACGTCATTCCGCTCGGCAAAGCTGCCATAGCCCAGGAAGCCGACGCCGCGAAGCTCCGCAACGGCGAAACTTGCGTGGTCATCACCTATGGAATGGGTGTTTACTGGGCCAAAACCGCCAGCCGCCAGTTTCCCGGCCAGGTGGAAATCCTGGACCTGCGCACCCTCAATCCGCTCGACTACGAGGCCGTGGAAGCCGCCGTACGCCGCCACGGTAAGGCCCTGGTGCTGACGGAGGAGCCGCTGATGAATTCCTTCGCTGAAAGCCTGGCCGGGCGCATCCAGCGCACCTGCTTCCGCCAGCTCGATGCGCCGGTATTCACGCTGGGAGCCGCCAACCTGCCCGCCATTGCCCTCAACGTAGAGCTGGAGCGCCAGATGCTGCCCAACCCTGATAAAGTAGCGGCAGCGCTGAATGAGCTGCTGGGCTATTAG
- a CDS encoding T9SS type A sorting domain-containing protein — MNDVRNDRSGFLIHDSNNPNLVSKGFLKPSTWADGGTFSPDHRLYVRLNPGETLNYGVHRIYNGQGVSTAARQQNLILTLRYGANAGTIVKQTKLYRDSTNNTANNNLNRSPLLTALGVLGLPQAGVIVDAQQNQLGPQSVLNPFGYVPLTYTNNTGQTRDFYIEFTQQNEANLGDNAKWSYYDFWDFTVKDAGGVEKKGRLFSKYWAFSSYPLNGTTAGFQNRLSANFKMYTLIESAQTPNRYYVKQLELAGMRPVDFFFVANEFGATSGTNRTTIAQRRRSQTSDLSYPQYFNFVNDPDADIWPSAPTPTFARTYQAFCNSILSRGSAAFTTVSSETGSVNILVDLNNNGVKDGNDVLIEQVVTTAGVPVTSSWDGRNAANQNVATGATIRLSFTSTGAAVNFPLFDAEGNPDGFRVQNIRPSSGGNAYYDRLYWDDTNLAAANFPVSLPAPDDSNQRLDGVISDNGVHRWGDATNSPGNAYMVNTWTYGFISAASEQVYSYNYNCDFDGDGVDDALDVDDDNDGIKDVDESYGVNPQTYTLNGVAKTDGTGVPIYLDGGYTTPQGRGAWRDTNADGMNDYFDIDQDGIPNHLDTDSDGDGLPDAIEANNGKPVSNYNPNTGRITGAVSSSGAARGMPQNAQTSNNSGISIFANLDHDGDGVLDIMDRDSDNDGIADLFEVQSSINAPAGRAAAGNGLAFRAPLGADADGDGIDNRFDPDFSGSTALLYAWNSSTNSLTNPSAMATLPDYIDMDSDNDGLPDGIERWGGLVPSDSDVQGRILATIITAGDANRDGMLDNRSLQPGAGNDAFRDFDADGMPDYRDLDADNDGIPDQLEASRGILLPNATYNGNYPVAYAAANDSDADGIVNAVDPDTGAGYTSMFLINLDGDALPNYLDLDSDNDGISDMREANRGALFNSQSDQEGRIYFIAGSANDSDGDGQHNDADPDTTPAFGGPSLDTDGDGRPDYQDLDSDNDGILDIREGQSTAGYRAVSGSDADGDGLDDSFDASGGGVIVPYDAHYDVTGVVDYIDANADDDRFPDWVEGFDDNHNGQSVDDYRSRAAAWTTANAARAGYYTLSGIGATQAPLWMLDADKDGIPNFLDSSDNNGWFHDDNRNGLVDLYDPAYGGSPSSLPKRVASQSDADFRLLTVVTPLPVELINFQAKAAGRDALVTWATASEKDNARFLVERSADASTFVVAGTVEGKGTTSRRSDYSFTDKNVGASAGTLYYRLRQVDQDGKESVSEVRVVSFDGKATVAAISVYPSPTVDNATLDLLALPVATYAVEIMAADGRLMTRFEAQGGREVALPVAGYAKGTYLVRVSGQGQNYLVKLLKN; from the coding sequence ATGAATGACGTACGCAATGACCGGTCGGGCTTTCTAATCCACGATTCCAACAATCCGAACCTGGTATCAAAGGGCTTTCTGAAGCCGAGCACATGGGCAGATGGAGGCACGTTCTCACCCGACCATCGGCTGTATGTGCGCCTCAACCCGGGCGAGACGCTTAACTACGGCGTACACCGTATCTACAACGGCCAGGGGGTATCTACTGCAGCACGCCAGCAGAACCTGATCCTGACGCTGCGCTACGGAGCCAACGCGGGTACCATTGTAAAACAGACCAAGCTCTACCGCGACTCCACCAACAACACTGCCAACAACAACCTAAACCGCTCCCCACTGCTTACCGCGTTAGGGGTATTGGGGCTCCCGCAGGCCGGCGTAATTGTCGACGCGCAGCAGAACCAACTGGGTCCACAGTCTGTGCTCAACCCGTTTGGCTATGTGCCGCTGACCTACACCAACAACACAGGCCAGACTCGGGACTTTTATATTGAGTTTACGCAGCAGAACGAGGCGAACCTCGGCGACAATGCGAAGTGGTCGTACTATGACTTCTGGGATTTCACGGTAAAGGATGCCGGAGGCGTTGAGAAGAAAGGCCGGTTGTTCAGTAAATACTGGGCTTTCTCCTCGTATCCTCTGAATGGAACCACAGCTGGCTTCCAGAACCGGCTGTCGGCTAACTTCAAGATGTACACGCTGATTGAAAGCGCGCAGACACCGAACCGGTACTATGTAAAGCAGCTGGAACTGGCTGGTATGCGGCCGGTTGACTTTTTCTTTGTAGCTAATGAATTTGGCGCAACGTCGGGCACGAACCGGACTACGATAGCGCAGCGCCGCCGCAGCCAGACCTCCGACCTGAGCTACCCGCAGTATTTCAATTTCGTGAACGACCCGGACGCCGACATCTGGCCCAGTGCTCCTACCCCTACCTTCGCGCGCACTTACCAGGCCTTCTGTAACTCCATTCTCAGCCGGGGCTCTGCCGCTTTCACTACTGTCAGCAGCGAAACCGGCAGCGTCAATATCCTCGTTGACCTGAACAACAACGGGGTGAAAGATGGCAACGATGTGCTGATTGAGCAGGTGGTGACGACGGCAGGTGTGCCCGTCACCTCTTCCTGGGACGGCCGCAATGCAGCAAACCAGAACGTAGCTACCGGCGCCACCATACGTCTCTCATTCACCAGCACCGGGGCTGCCGTCAACTTCCCGCTCTTTGATGCGGAAGGCAACCCCGATGGCTTCCGGGTACAGAACATCCGGCCTTCATCGGGTGGCAATGCCTACTATGACCGGCTGTATTGGGATGACACCAATTTGGCTGCTGCAAACTTTCCAGTTTCGCTACCAGCTCCCGACGACAGTAACCAGCGCCTCGACGGTGTGATATCCGACAACGGCGTACACCGCTGGGGTGATGCCACCAACTCGCCCGGCAATGCCTATATGGTCAATACCTGGACGTATGGCTTTATTTCCGCCGCCAGCGAGCAGGTATACAGCTACAATTACAACTGTGACTTCGACGGCGACGGTGTAGATGATGCCCTTGATGTGGACGACGACAACGACGGTATCAAGGATGTGGACGAGAGCTACGGAGTTAATCCACAGACCTACACGCTCAATGGCGTGGCCAAGACCGATGGTACTGGCGTTCCGATTTATCTGGACGGCGGCTACACAACGCCTCAGGGCCGTGGTGCGTGGCGCGACACGAATGCCGATGGTATGAACGACTACTTCGACATCGACCAGGACGGTATTCCCAATCACCTGGATACTGATTCTGACGGCGACGGTCTGCCGGATGCCATTGAAGCGAACAACGGCAAGCCAGTGTCTAACTACAACCCCAATACGGGTCGTATTACGGGCGCGGTCAGCAGTTCGGGTGCTGCCCGCGGTATGCCACAGAATGCCCAGACCAGCAACAACAGCGGTATTTCCATCTTTGCCAACCTGGACCACGACGGTGACGGCGTACTGGACATCATGGACCGTGACTCAGATAATGATGGCATTGCCGACCTGTTCGAGGTACAGTCTTCTATCAATGCTCCCGCAGGCCGTGCTGCCGCCGGCAACGGCCTGGCTTTCCGTGCCCCACTGGGCGCCGATGCGGATGGCGACGGTATCGACAACCGATTCGATCCTGACTTCAGCGGCTCAACAGCCCTGCTCTATGCCTGGAATTCGTCAACCAATTCCCTGACGAACCCCAGCGCTATGGCTACCTTGCCCGACTACATCGATATGGACTCGGATAATGACGGTCTGCCCGACGGGATAGAGCGTTGGGGCGGTCTGGTTCCTTCCGACTCCGACGTGCAAGGACGCATTCTGGCCACTATCATCACCGCCGGTGATGCTAACCGTGATGGAATGCTAGATAACCGCTCCCTACAGCCTGGAGCTGGCAATGATGCATTCCGTGACTTCGATGCCGATGGGATGCCTGACTACCGCGACCTGGATGCCGATAACGACGGTATTCCGGACCAGTTGGAAGCTTCCAGAGGCATCTTGTTGCCCAACGCCACTTACAACGGCAACTATCCGGTTGCATACGCTGCTGCCAACGACTCTGATGCCGATGGCATCGTCAACGCCGTTGATCCGGACACAGGAGCCGGCTATACCTCTATGTTCCTGATCAACCTTGATGGGGACGCGCTGCCGAACTACTTGGATCTGGACTCGGACAATGACGGCATCTCCGACATGCGCGAAGCCAACCGGGGCGCTTTGTTCAACTCGCAGTCAGACCAAGAAGGCCGCATCTACTTCATTGCCGGCAGCGCCAACGACTCCGACGGTGACGGCCAACACAACGATGCCGACCCTGATACAACGCCTGCATTCGGTGGCCCGAGCCTAGACACCGACGGCGACGGACGTCCGGACTATCAGGATCTGGATTCGGACAACGACGGTATTCTCGACATTCGGGAAGGACAGTCGACAGCCGGTTACCGTGCCGTAAGCGGCAGCGACGCCGATGGTGATGGTCTGGACGACAGCTTCGATGCAAGCGGCGGCGGCGTAATCGTTCCTTACGATGCACATTACGACGTTACGGGTGTTGTCGATTACATCGATGCTAATGCGGACGATGACCGGTTCCCTGACTGGGTAGAAGGTTTTGATGACAACCACAATGGTCAGTCGGTGGACGATTACAGAAGCCGTGCTGCCGCCTGGACTACTGCCAATGCAGCTCGTGCCGGCTACTATACATTGTCTGGCATCGGGGCCACTCAAGCGCCTTTGTGGATGTTGGATGCTGACAAAGATGGCATTCCAAATTTCCTAGACTCTTCGGACAATAATGGTTGGTTCCATGATGATAACCGGAACGGTTTGGTTGACCTCTACGATCCAGCCTATGGCGGCTCTCCGTCGTCGTTGCCCAAGCGTGTGGCTTCGCAGAGCGACGCCGATTTCCGCCTGCTGACAGTGGTAACTCCTCTACCTGTGGAGTTGATCAACTTCCAGGCTAAAGCGGCTGGCCGCGACGCGCTGGTTACCTGGGCCACGGCTTCTGAAAAAGACAATGCCCGCTTCCTAGTGGAGCGCTCCGCTGACGCCAGCACGTTTGTAGTAGCTGGTACGGTGGAAGGCAAAGGCACCACTAGCCGCCGCTCCGACTACTCGTTCACAGACAAGAACGTGGGCGCTTCGGCGGGCACGCTCTACTACCGCCTGCGTCAGGTAGACCAGGATGGTAAAGAATCCGTGAGCGAAGTGCGGGTGGTTAGCTTCGATGGCAAAGCAACGGTAGCCGCCATTTCGGTGTACCCTTCGCCAACTGTCGACAACGCTACGCTGGATCTGCTGGCCCTGCCAGTGGCCACGTATGCGGTGGAAATCATGGCCGCTGATGGCCGACTGATGACCCGCTTCGAGGCCCAGGGCGGCCGCGAAGTGGCCCTCCCGGTGGCTGGCTATGCCAAAGGCACCTACCTGGTGCGCGTAAGCGGCCAGGGCCAGAACTATCTGGTGAAGCTGCTGAAGAACTAG
- a CDS encoding BamA/TamA family outer membrane protein — MIHKTGRYALPALAGFLLLAAGCSPLRLLGPKQQLLSKVQLEGVKQADAERIQALYRQKPNSRFPLPKLAIYQLGRGFYNPERLQRKLDDTRALFDQRILDARPDSSQVGKLLTKRERRTRRLQLALDKGNAIMRLGEPPVIYDSALTRQTAEQIAIFLKSKGFFRSHVRYTDTLVDRRFSLGRLLGGPDSLHRRRVAVTYTVTENAPFHYSQLDYDIADTAVARRVLASQPATLLHVGDQYDEEVIGQERARIEALLKNDGYFDFRQQYITLEADTSYAPTTVRLRTMVASPATELAHPRYTIRRVRFITDAGTVRFGQKRDTIVQDSTYFLAFRHRISTRLLNRKLAIHAGDYYNLTNTQTTQRQISQLDIFRFTTVNYVRVRPRTAEDSLRHQLDAIVTASPAKRYQETVEFGGTYVANLPGPFGNLRLKARNPFGGAEVLELGLRAGFEGQYELASNDDEQQLKSQLTTQLGANINLVLPQFLVPWRTNQFLTRYNPRTRISIGYNFVSRPEYTRTNLEGTFDYIWQRSAFHQYVFTPIDLSLVNTPYLDQAFFNELVSRFPNRQAAEFTFNRQFVPSLSFTSLYNSNDFNQTRDARYFRVFAEVGGITRPLYQDLLNKDGNGIRVTDFYRLNTDYRRYHKLGPKSFFVYRLNGGIVQPLRPSNSVIPYDKYFFAGGSTSVRAWKPRRLGPGTFTSYVLETDGVTPKRDESGNLIRNYNIEQPGELLLEGSVEYRFPLFDFVNGAVFTDFGNVWALQPDDQRPGAQFNFNRFYQEFAVGSGFGLRFDFTFLILRLDVATKVYDPTAPGSKWSIRNAGLFKSQDQTAFNLGIGYPF; from the coding sequence ATGATACATAAAACGGGCCGTTATGCCCTGCCGGCCCTAGCTGGCTTTCTGCTGCTGGCAGCAGGCTGCTCGCCATTGCGCCTGCTGGGCCCCAAGCAGCAACTGCTTAGCAAGGTGCAGCTTGAGGGAGTAAAGCAGGCTGACGCCGAACGGATTCAGGCCTTATACCGCCAGAAACCCAACAGCCGTTTTCCGCTGCCAAAACTAGCAATCTATCAGCTAGGGCGCGGCTTCTACAATCCTGAACGGCTGCAGCGCAAGCTTGATGACACCCGCGCCCTCTTCGACCAGCGCATCCTAGATGCCCGCCCCGACTCGTCGCAGGTAGGCAAGCTGCTGACCAAGCGGGAACGGCGCACCCGTCGCCTGCAACTGGCCCTCGATAAGGGCAATGCCATCATGCGGCTGGGCGAGCCTCCGGTCATCTACGACTCGGCCCTGACGCGCCAGACGGCGGAGCAGATTGCCATCTTCCTTAAATCGAAAGGCTTTTTCCGTAGCCACGTGCGCTACACCGACACACTAGTCGACCGGCGCTTCTCGCTGGGCCGCCTGCTGGGTGGCCCCGACAGCCTACACCGCCGCCGGGTGGCAGTGACCTATACCGTCACGGAAAATGCGCCTTTCCACTACTCACAGCTCGACTACGACATTGCCGACACGGCCGTGGCACGGCGGGTGCTGGCGTCGCAGCCCGCCACGCTGCTGCACGTCGGCGACCAGTACGATGAGGAGGTAATCGGACAGGAGCGCGCCCGAATTGAGGCACTGCTCAAAAACGACGGCTACTTTGATTTTCGCCAGCAGTACATCACGCTGGAGGCCGATACGAGCTACGCGCCAACTACCGTGCGGCTCCGCACCATGGTGGCCAGCCCGGCCACCGAGCTAGCGCACCCTCGCTACACCATTCGGCGGGTGCGTTTTATTACGGACGCCGGCACAGTCCGCTTCGGGCAGAAGCGGGACACCATCGTGCAGGACTCAACGTATTTTCTGGCCTTCCGTCACCGCATCAGCACGCGGCTGCTCAACCGCAAACTGGCCATTCATGCCGGCGACTACTACAATCTGACCAATACGCAGACCACACAGCGCCAAATCAGCCAGCTCGACATTTTTCGCTTCACGACGGTGAACTACGTTCGGGTGCGCCCGCGCACCGCCGAGGACAGTTTGCGCCACCAGCTGGATGCTATAGTCACGGCGTCGCCGGCCAAGCGCTACCAGGAAACCGTGGAATTTGGCGGGACCTATGTAGCCAACCTGCCGGGCCCGTTCGGCAACCTGCGCCTGAAGGCCCGCAACCCATTTGGTGGGGCCGAAGTGCTGGAACTAGGCCTTCGAGCCGGCTTTGAAGGGCAATACGAGTTGGCCAGCAACGATGATGAACAGCAGCTCAAGAGCCAACTAACCACCCAATTAGGCGCCAACATCAACCTGGTGCTGCCTCAGTTTCTGGTGCCGTGGCGTACCAACCAATTCCTGACTCGCTATAACCCACGCACCCGCATTAGCATCGGCTACAACTTTGTGAGCCGGCCAGAATACACCCGCACCAACCTGGAAGGCACTTTTGACTATATCTGGCAGCGGTCGGCTTTTCATCAATACGTCTTTACCCCTATTGATCTGAGCCTAGTAAACACGCCTTATTTAGACCAAGCGTTCTTCAATGAATTAGTTAGTCGGTTCCCTAACCGCCAGGCCGCAGAATTCACATTTAATCGTCAATTTGTCCCAAGCCTGAGTTTCACCTCATTATACAATTCCAACGATTTCAACCAGACTCGTGACGCGCGGTACTTTCGGGTTTTCGCAGAGGTGGGTGGTATCACACGCCCCTTGTACCAGGACCTGCTCAATAAGGATGGTAATGGAATTCGGGTAACGGATTTTTACCGCCTGAATACGGATTACCGACGTTACCATAAACTCGGGCCCAAGTCGTTTTTCGTATATCGCCTGAACGGAGGCATCGTCCAGCCGCTGCGGCCCAGCAACAGTGTTATCCCCTATGACAAATATTTCTTTGCGGGCGGCAGCACCAGCGTCCGGGCCTGGAAGCCGCGGCGTTTAGGACCGGGTACGTTCACGTCGTACGTACTTGAAACCGACGGCGTCACGCCCAAGCGCGACGAGAGTGGCAATCTGATCCGCAACTATAATATCGAGCAGCCAGGCGAACTATTGCTGGAAGGCAGTGTTGAGTACCGCTTTCCGCTCTTTGACTTCGTGAACGGGGCAGTATTCACTGACTTCGGCAACGTGTGGGCCCTACAGCCCGACGACCAGCGACCGGGCGCTCAGTTTAACTTCAACCGCTTTTATCAGGAGTTTGCGGTAGGGTCCGGGTTCGGCCTGCGCTTCGACTTTACCTTCCTCATTCTCCGCCTCGACGTAGCCACCAAAGTCTACGACCCTACGGCGCCCGGCAGCAAATGGTCTATCCGCAACGCCGGCTTGTTCAAGAGCCAGGACCAGACGGCGTTTAACCTAGGCATCGGGTATCCCTTCTAA
- a CDS encoding TrmH family RNA methyltransferase gives MVSKAVTKYVHALHLKKYRLRHGAFLVEGGKSVLELLSSGLQTERVFVTAEFALKLPAQLAQSLVEVVSEDELTRLGTLATNNTALAIARLPAEPSLLPGATSGLFLALDQVRDPGNLGTLIRLADWYGLPGVVLSETCADPWAPKTVAATMGSFTRVPVWQRELPGWLSSLPAGLPVYGADLHGDNVHGLTLQPQGVLVMGSESHGLTPEVEACLTQRLHIPGRGQAESLNVAISAAILLDNFHRNG, from the coding sequence ATGGTCTCAAAAGCAGTGACAAAATACGTACACGCGCTGCACCTGAAAAAGTATCGGCTCCGGCACGGCGCTTTTCTGGTGGAGGGCGGCAAAAGCGTGCTGGAGCTGCTAAGTTCTGGACTTCAAACGGAACGCGTGTTTGTAACGGCTGAATTTGCGTTAAAATTACCTGCTCAGCTTGCACAAAGTCTTGTGGAAGTAGTCAGTGAGGACGAACTAACTCGCCTCGGAACCCTGGCCACCAACAACACCGCCTTGGCTATTGCGCGCCTGCCCGCCGAGCCATCGCTGCTGCCCGGCGCTACCAGTGGCCTGTTTCTGGCCCTGGACCAGGTGCGCGACCCTGGCAACCTGGGTACCCTCATTCGCCTGGCCGACTGGTACGGCCTGCCCGGCGTGGTGCTCTCCGAAACCTGTGCCGACCCGTGGGCGCCCAAAACGGTGGCCGCTACCATGGGTTCGTTTACACGGGTGCCGGTGTGGCAGCGCGAGTTGCCTGGCTGGCTCAGCAGCCTGCCCGCTGGCCTGCCCGTTTATGGCGCCGACCTGCACGGCGACAATGTGCACGGCCTCACGCTACAGCCCCAGGGCGTGCTAGTGATGGGTAGTGAAAGTCACGGCCTCACGCCGGAAGTGGAAGCCTGCTTGACCCAGCGCCTGCATATTCCGGGCCGGGGCCAGGCCGAAAGCCTGAATGTGGCCATTTCTGCCGCCATCCTGCTCGACAACTTTCACCGAAACGGGTAA
- a CDS encoding outer membrane beta-barrel protein, whose amino-acid sequence MKRLSALLAAFLLLVLAAPCSAHATVPAHLDDTILVKLPNQATMTLFVKNKQQLRELRNYKLDSLMILLDKYITQAEAAGKSSKSEQVTMEFYPAKDQPGKQVPEQIRITLHNDNAPRKGGDKVEVSMGRLFGVKVEENAAEDGSDRVSVHLGSTTKDDSLAAAKRQAKADRSGRSDFSIDLGLNALVNKQNLVNEPNLDLRTMGSRYVSLNWHYIQRIGSRRSPLYIMTGPELSFNNYMLDNNNRFLAANNTTYVVNDRDLNLEKSKLATTVINLPLMPVLNFRDDKHNSAFRIGAGGFVGYRLASHTKIKYEQEGSTRKDKDRGSYNLEDFQYGLQGLIGLRSVTLFAKYNLNEVFKDNRGPQANVLSFGISLSDFD is encoded by the coding sequence ATGAAACGCCTCTCCGCCCTGCTGGCCGCCTTCCTGCTGCTGGTTCTGGCCGCGCCTTGCTCGGCCCACGCTACCGTCCCTGCTCACCTCGACGACACGATTCTGGTGAAACTGCCCAACCAGGCCACCATGACGCTGTTCGTCAAAAACAAGCAGCAACTCCGCGAACTGCGCAACTACAAGCTCGACTCGCTGATGATTCTGCTGGATAAGTACATCACCCAAGCAGAGGCGGCCGGTAAGTCGTCGAAGTCGGAGCAGGTGACGATGGAGTTTTACCCTGCCAAAGACCAACCCGGCAAGCAGGTACCCGAGCAGATCCGCATCACGCTGCACAACGACAATGCCCCACGCAAAGGCGGTGACAAGGTAGAAGTGAGCATGGGCCGCCTGTTTGGGGTGAAAGTGGAAGAAAATGCCGCCGAAGATGGCAGCGACCGGGTATCGGTGCATCTGGGCAGCACCACCAAGGACGACTCGCTGGCCGCAGCCAAGCGCCAGGCCAAAGCCGACCGTTCGGGTCGTAGCGACTTCAGCATCGACCTGGGCCTGAACGCACTGGTGAACAAGCAGAACCTGGTAAACGAGCCCAATCTGGACCTGCGCACCATGGGTTCCCGCTACGTCAGCCTAAACTGGCACTATATCCAGCGCATCGGCAGCCGCCGCAGCCCGCTCTACATCATGACCGGCCCGGAACTGTCGTTCAATAACTACATGCTCGATAACAACAACCGGTTTTTGGCGGCGAACAATACGACGTATGTAGTAAACGACCGGGACCTGAATCTAGAGAAAAGCAAGCTGGCCACGACAGTCATCAACCTGCCCCTGATGCCTGTGCTCAACTTCCGCGACGACAAGCACAACAGTGCGTTCCGCATCGGAGCCGGTGGGTTTGTTGGCTACCGGCTGGCGTCGCACACCAAGATTAAGTACGAGCAGGAAGGCAGCACCCGCAAAGACAAGGACCGGGGCTCCTACAATCTCGAAGATTTCCAATACGGTTTGCAGGGCCTGATCGGGCTGCGCAGCGTTACGCTCTTCGCCAAATACAACTTGAATGAGGTATTTAAAGACAACCGCGGCCCGCAGGCCAACGTCCTGAGCTTCGGCATCTCCCTGTCGGATTTCGACTAA